The DNA segment GTTGATCGCCAGCAGAAGCCCCAACTTGGTGTGGACGGGCAATGTGTCAAACCGTAGGATGCTTAAAGCGGCGGCGAGGGCCTTAGACTTCGGAGGCGTTGTGATAAACAGGGAGGCGGCTGGTGAAAGGGGGATTGAACATGGAGACGCCGTCATCGTGGAGTCTCCCTTCGGGAAAAAGAAGAGTAGGGTGATCGTAAGGGAGGGACAAAGGCCAGATGTGGCCCTGCTCGTCGGCCAGCTCGGCCAATGGGTAGCCCCATACGCTAAGGATGTACCCGCACCGAATGTAAGCGACTTCGTCAAGCTTGACCTAGACATTCTAGACGCTGGAGGGTCCTCATGCGACCTGACTCGAGTAAGAATCTATAAGGCATAAAGAGGGCGACGACATGACGCATTGGGGGATGGTGATAGACCTAGGGAAATGCATCGGCTGCATGACATGTACAGTCGCGTGTGAATGCGAAAACTTCCTTCCTTATGGACTCTCATGGGCGAAGGTTGCGGATTTCGAAGATGGAAAATACCCCGCGGTTAAAAGAACGTTCCTTCCAACGCTATGCATGCATTGTGATGAAGCTCCCTGTGTGAAGACGTGCCCCACTGAGGCTACGATGAGGCGTGAAGACGGAGTCGTCATAACCGACTATGACAAATGCATCGGCTGCAGGCTCTGCATGATCGCTTGCCCCTACGATTCCCGCTCATACGTGGAGAAACTAGAGCTACCTTTGCCGTTATCTTTAATGAAAAAAGAGGTTAGGTCCAAGTATCAGCTCATAAAAGATCAAACGGCGTCAAAATGCACCTTCTGCGCCCACAGAATAGACAAGGCGAAGGAAACAGGCAAAACACCTGGCAAGGATCCTGAAGTAACACCGATATGCGTAAACACCTGCGTAGGAAACGCCAGGTATTTCGGAGACCTAGAAAACCCGGAAAGCGAGGTTTCAAAGCTCGCGAAAAGCGACAGAGCCTTCGTGCTTTACGAGGAAGCAAAAACCCGTCCTTCCGTATACTACTTAAAGAGGAGGTGATCGACATCCTTGAAGGAGCAGCGAATACCGGTGGAGGTCGTTAACCCCGTCGGATATAAAATACCTGAAATATTATATGATCTTCGCCAACGACCTCTGGAGTTCAACCTGGAGGAGCTTAAGAAGAGGCTACGCAGCATCCGCAAGTATACTGTCGACAACTTGGACTCACTACTCCAGCGTTTAGAGAGGTCTTTGAAACGATACCCGGAGGTCAGTCTCATCTATGCCCGCGACGCTGAGGAGGCGGTGGAAGCTTTGAAGAATGTATGCGGATCGATTAGAAGGCTTTCGGTAAATAAGTCAAACACTGTGGAGGAGTTGAGGAAACCGTTAGCCGAGCAGGGCTTCGAAATCGAAGAAACATATTATCAACAATTTGAGGACTTCACACCTGTTAAGGAGAGGAAGCCCTACTGGCAGATGCCGGAGGTTCCCTCAGAGGTTAAGTGGAGGTCGTTTACCTCCAACCCATTTCGATGGGAAGTGAATAGTGGAGGGTTAAGTGAAAGCGGTAGGGTCATCCTGTTCGGCATTAACGCCATCTCAGCCGAGGACGGCACAATATTCTTCTTAGAGCATTCAAGAAACATTTCGGGAGGACTGCGCGAAGCATCACATATGATATTTTTAGTTGGCCTGGAGAAGGTGGTGCGCAACCGAGAAGACGGAGTTTTTCAAACTCGATCTGCAGGTTTATTTGGCTTTGAAGGCATTACGTCTGAGTTGAAGCTCCAAGGCGCGGAGCGTGAGCCACTATACGAGAGCCGAGGGCAGGCCTTGAACCCAAGAATCTCCATCATCCTACTGGATAATGGGAGAAGGGCCATTCAGAAAAGAGAAGACCTCAGAGAATTGCTTTACTGTATTGGTTGCCGGACATGCAACGCCGTGTGTCCATTCTCTTATTCTTCCATGCGCGCAGGGGAATGGACGAAAGGACCTAGAAACTGGATTAAAATGTTTAGGGAGACGTTCATGCAGGAGGCGCGGACTAACGCAGAAATGGTTTGGGATTGCACGACCTGTAAGTCATGTGAGGCGCATTGTCCACTTGAAATAGGGCAGGTCTATAAGTTCATTAAGATGAGGGAACAATTGGTCGAGGAGGGGAGGGGGCCTCTACCTCAACATGTCCGCTTCGGCGAAAGTGTGAAGGCGAACTACAATCCGTACCGAGAGCCGCATAGTGAAAGGTTCGCGTGGCTTAACGAGACCTTAAAGCGAAAGGCTGAAACAGTGTACTTCGCGGGTTGCACCGCATGTTACAGGGAAAAGTCCATCGCTGAATCTACTGTTAAAATTTTGAATTCTCTTAACATAAACTTCGGCGTTCTCGGAGAACAGGAGTGGTGTTGTGGTTCACCTCTACTGCGAACTGGTCAAAGAAGGCTAGCCCTCGAAGTGGCTAAACACAACGTCAACTCGATAGTGGAAAGTGGAGCGAAAAGAGTTGTTACGTCTTGCGCTGGATGCTATGTAACTATGAAAGAAGACTATGAGAGGCTGCTCGGCCTCAAGCCTGATTTCGATGTGTTACATATCTCGGAGCTTCTATACTCACTCTTGGAAATGGGGAACCTAACGTTTAAAAAGGGATTAAACATGGTCGCAACCTACCATGACCCATGCCACTTAAGCAGAAGCCGAGCAGTATTCCTACCTGAGCCGGAAAGGCATAGGGTTTATGAGCCCCCAAGACGGGTTCTCCAAGCCATACCGGAATTGAAGTTTGTTGAAATGCTAAGAAGCCGAGACCATGCATGGTGCTGTGGCGCGGGAGGGGGCGTTAAAGCAGCCTCCCCAGACGTGGCGGTGTGGATGGCAACTGAGAGGATTAAAGAGGCGGAAGAGGCCAAGGCTCAGGTAATGGTAACCGCCTGCCCATTCTGCGTGCGAAACCTGCGAGACGCTACGGTGGCGGCTAACAAACCAGTCAGGGTATTCGACCTGACAGAACTCGTATCTCAAGCCTTATAGGCTCCTCGAGGAGTAATGGTAGCGTCATCTGCTCGGCCAACTGTTTTACGTTGAAAATTAATTTTTACGTTGAAAATTAATTAATGAGTGACGAGGCCTCATAAGGGGGCGTTCAACGATTTTTTTTAGAAGGTGCTCCCTTGTCGGGGATTGTGAAGAATGATTAAATGATTGTGAAGAATGATTAAATAGATCTCGACGGATCCCTTACGGGTTCAAAATTCATATTCTCGCCAACGATTATCGTCGGTCAACGACGAAATATTTGTTACCTTTCTTAACGACCTTATGACCTCCCTGCTTCAGAAACCTCATCTGCGATTCAGCTCCTCTAGGATACTTTTCGTTTATCACGCCGCCAATTTTGAGGGTACGCCAATAAGGCGCGAGGTCCCATTCACCCATTTCGCTTCTCCTTCAGCGGCGCGGGCCGCTCTCCAAGCGAAAACACCTATGGGTAAAGAACAGCCGATCGTTGCGTTGTGTTTTTCTAGCTAGGATTGCTCGAATCACGCTAACCGTGGTGATTCTACTCCCATGGCATTTTTTCATCAACTTGTCAGCTTCAATGGGCGCTGGAATAACAACAGTGCTGATCCCGTCTTCTCGTTATCTTCCCTGAAATTTTCTCAACTCTTGGCAAATCCTTGCTGTTCCTTAATTTTTCACGCCAACTTTTTATCTTCACCATCCTACCCACATTCAAGATGATTAACCTCATTTTCATTTATATGAGTCACTAATAGAGAGAGTGAGAGGGGACGAATTCAACTTAACGCAAATATGGTGAACAGATGTTTAGATGGAGGCTATTCGATGATGAAAATGGGTGTAAAGCGTTGGGGTTCGCTGGCGGGTTTAATAAGCCAATGTCCTATCCCCTAATACGTTTTTCGAAAAATCCATCGAAAATTTGATGGGTCTCTCCCTTACTTTAGCGGCACATACATGCTGGATCTTGACGCTCCGATTCCTGGGGTTCCATGGACCACCTTTTTGATCGGCGAAGAGAACTCGCCGAGGTAATGGCCCACCATCTCCGGCCTAATCTTTACTGGGAGAAATTCTTTTCCGTTATACACAAGAATGGTGAGGCCCACCATTTCAGGTAGGATGACCATGTCCCTGCAGTGGGTTTTTAAAACGTTTTTCCCTCCTTCCTCGCCTTTCTTCAGGTTTCTTAAATTTTCCAGGAGGACTTTCTGTTGCGGGGTCAGCCCTCTGAGAAGGGACCTCCTCTGTCTTGAAGGGAGAAGCTTGATGAACTCATCCATGGAAAGCTGTTTCAACTGTTCCAATGTATATCCACGGTACATGAATTCCTTAGGCATTTAACGCCACCGCCGCGATATGATTTCCTTATCCTACAGTTTCTTGGTGAAAACCTTCTATTTAACCTCAGCGTTTAGTTCTTCCTGTTCTCTTGGCGGCGATCAACCCCACCTTACGTCCCGGAGGGGCGTGTCTTGAGATGGTGGTTGGCTTGCCTGGATGTCTATGTCTCCCGCCGCCAAATGGGTGGGAGGCGGCGTTCATCGCCTGTCCCCTGACCCTTGGCCAGGTTCCGCTTCTCGCCCTCATCTTATAATGGTTTTTGCCGGCTTTAAGTAGGGGTTTCTCGAGCCTTCCGGAGCCCGCGACAACCCCAACTGTGGCCTTGCATCGATCATCTAAGTAAACGGTTTTTCCAGAAGGTAGCTTAACCTGTGTGCCCGCCGGTGTGTGGGCTACCACCATGCAGTAGGCTCCTGAGCTCCTAGCGATCCTTCCACCGTCGCCGGGCTTTAACTCGACATTGCACACCAAGGTGCCCTCGGGAATCGAACCTAACGTCAAGATACTTCCGATCGTGGGGGCTGCGTCTCCGCCCACGGCCACCTCGTCTCCCAGGCCTAGGCCCTCTGGTGAGGGAAGGTAGAAGCTTCCCTTCCCATATAAATCGATCAACGCTAGAGGCGCTCCCCTACCGGGGTCATGGGTTAAGCCCTTCACCACTCCTCTCAGACCCGTCCTCCATGAGGTTTCATCCAGAGTCGGGTAGGAGGAGCTCGCGACCCTTCGATGTGTAGGGGAGGTGAACACGGATCCACCTCTGCCCCTCCTTCTTGCGATGATTCTTTTTCCCATTTCTTCCTACCGCCTAAACTTAGCCTTAGACACCCTGTTACTCAGACTCTTTAACTTTTTCTTTCACCAACCCCAATATTTCTTCATATAGGTATTTCATTTGGAGGACGGTTGACTTGAACGTTTTAGACCAACTGGAAACAGTTAAAGGGGTGGATAGGTTTGATATGTTAGGCAAGTTAAGGGAGATCCCACGCTACATTCCGGAAACTTTAACACGGCTCTCCAAGCTTAAGTTGAAGGCTTACGGCTTAAAATACAGTGCCGTGGTCATAGGAGGTCTAGGCGGGTCCGCAATAGGCGGGGATGTTCTCAGGGACTGGCTGAGCGGAGATATTGACGTACCCATCGTAGTGAACCGTGGTTACGGATTACCCGCCTTCGTTAATGAAAGAACTCTCTTCCTAGCTGTCAGTTATTCAGGCAACACGTTTGAAACCCTAACCCAATTCGATGAGGCTTTAAAAAGGCGATGCGCGTTGTACGCGATTACCTCCGGCGGGCAGCTGGAGAAGAGGTGCCTCAGCTTTCATGTCCCCCTTCTGAAGGTTCCAGCCGGTCTTCCCCCGAGAATCGCCCTACCCCATCTCTTCGCTTCACTAGGGTATGTAATGTTACTGGAGGGTTTCCTCAAAGGGCTCGCCGACCTCGAGAAGGCCTCCCAAGCGATGATGAAGCTTGAGGAAAAGATCGGAATACACGTACCTTCGGAGTCAAACCCCTGCAAGAAGCTGGCTTTGAGCCTTGATGGAAAACTGCCTGTGATACTGGGGTTGGACCGCTTCTCCAGTGTAGCTCGAAGGTTCAAAACCCAGCTTAACGAGAACTGTAAGGTCCAAGCCCGGTACGAGTTAATTCCAGAGCTCTGCCACAACGAAGTCGAAAGCTTCAGGCCCACAACGGGAAAATTAGCCTCGGATTCCCCGTTCGCGTATTTTTTGATGAGAAGCGAGGCTGAAAGCGGAGTTGAGTCCGCTGTCTTCGAGGTAATAAAGGAAAAGCTAAACCGCATGGGAGTAAAGGATGTTCACGAGATATGGGGGGTCGGCGGCCTCTTAGAAAGCCTGTTAACATCCATTTACACCGTTGACTACTTAACCTGCTATTTGGCGATTCTGAGGGGGGTCGACCCAACCCCGGTGGAGTCCATCGAGGAGTTTAAGGTCTCCTTTAAAGAGAGGCTTCGGAGAAGCCATCAACCACCTTAACTTAACCTTTGGTCACCCCTAGGGGCGTTAACCTAGCGACCTTTCTGGCGACGCCGAGCCTATGGCTGACCTCGGCCACTCTGTCGACGTCTTTATAGGCGTCAGGAGCCTCCTCGCTTACTACGGCCATGCTGGCGGCTCTGATCATGATCCCTTGATTTTCAAGGCTTTTTTTCACTTCTCCTCCCCAAAACCTCTTTTTAGAGGCGGCTCTGCTCAGGATTCTTCCAGCTCCATGAGCCGTGGATCCGAAGCTCAGCTTCATCCCCGCTTCTGACCCTACCAAGAGCCATGAGCTTGTCCCCATGCTTCCAGGTATCAGCACGGGCTGTCCGACACCTCGATATTTAGCTGGAACCTTAACGTGGCCTGATGGAAAGGCCCTAGTGGCACCTTTACGGTGGACACACACTGTTTTCATTCCACCGTCGACTTCATGGTCCTCGATTTTAGCTATATTGTGGGCGACGTCGTAAATGAGACTCATTCCCAACGCGTCAGCGCTCTTCCCCAACACCTTCTCGAAAACCTCCCTGGTCCAATGTGTGATCATCTGCCTGTTCGCCCAAGCGAAGTTGCATGCTGCGGCCATCGCTGGCAAGTAATCCTCTGCCTCCTTGCTCTTCAATGGAGCGCAGGCAAGCTGTATATCAGGGAGAGGTATGTTGTATTTTCTCACAGCCCTCTCCATCACCCTAATGTAGTCATCGCAGACCTGATGGCCGAATCCTCTGCTTCCCGTGTGGACGAGAACCATTACCTGCCCCACCCGCTCGACGCCGAAAGCCTGCGCGCATTTTTCATCGTAAATCTTGTCCACCCTATCGATCTCCAAGAAGTGGTTTCCACTACCCAGACTTCCCAGCTGTGGCATTCCTCGACTCTTCGCTGTCGAGGAAACCTTATCGGGATCCGCTCCATCCATGCATCCGTTTTCTTCGCAGTGGAGCTGGTCTTCGCTCCAACCGTATCCCCTATCGATCGCCCATTGAACGCCGTCGACAACAACCTTGTTTAACTCGGTTTCCGTAACCTTGATTTTACCTCGGCTGCCTAGGCCGCATGGAATGTAATTGAAGAGAAGGTCGATTAGCTTCGAGAGAACAGGCTTTACATCATGTTCGTTCAAACTCGTCCTTATAAGCCTCGCCCCGCAGTTTATGTCATAACCCACCCCACCTGGACTCACCACGCCTTCATCGAAGTCTGTAGCGGCCACTCCGCCGATGGGAAATCCATAACCCTCGTGACCGTCGGGCAGGGTTATTGCCCATTTATATATCCCAGGCAAATGTGCCACATTGGCGCATTGCTCTATTGTGAGGTCGCTCCTCATCTTCTTAATTAACTCCTCGTCGGCGTATATTCTCCCTGGAACCCTCATCCCGGGCTTATATCCCACGGGAATCTCCCACACGTAGTCGCTTAACCGGTTGAGAGGCACCTTCTCAGACGTTTTGCCCGACACGCTCCATCCCTCCACTTATAGACTCATCGATGAAAATAGGCCTCAAAACCTTAACCGCTGGCGAAGTTTAAATGTTTTGTCGAGTAAAAGGTTAGTCATGAGATATTAGATTCAGAGGAGCATGTGTATTCGAACTTACCCGCTTCCTCTAACGGAGTCAAAGATCTAATAGAAACCTAACCACCCACCTTCCACCAGATTTTGTTACACCCATTCTATGGCGCGTCACAGCCTTCACCTCGGTTTTCGGGGCGTGACGGTCGGGGTCGAAGACCTCCCCGTACGCTTTAGCAGTTAACCGGCATACCCCTGAAACCTTCTTTATTCTATGGACCTTGAAAGAGCCATAAGCCTTTCCCTCCATCTCAAACTTTAAATGTAGCGTTGAAAGCCAGTCGTGCAGCAATGATTCTTCGTCTTCAGCCTCCACCGTAAACTGATCCTTGAAAACCCTCTTAACACGACTTATATCTACCATCACGTCGAACAAACCTAGAGCCGCGTTTTCAAACGCCTCCTCCAAGCTGGACCCGTAAGCCTCGATATATGCGTCGCTTACATGATCCAAAACTTCATATCTTTTCATCGTCATAACATTATCCAACAAGGATAAAAAATTTTAACAAGGCCATTCTATTGTTATTCAAGCCGGGATGGCCGAGTGGACTAACCGTCTAGGGTCTAAAGGCGCAGGCCTTGAGTCAAGCTCAGGCAAGTTAGCCTGTGGCCCTTACGGGCCTCGAGGGTTCAAATCCCTCTCCCGGCGCCATATGAAACAAACCTCCTACAGATTCTTTCACGGAAACTCCTTAACTGGAGTTATAATAGCGGGATGAAAAATATATGCGCGTTGATGAGCTTATTAACCTGGATTTCGATCCAACCTTCCGAGCTGTCAACTTAAAGATTCAAACCTATATAGAATATTTGAGGAGAAGCTAAAGTTGGCAAGCCCGCTTCTACGTAAATGGGGATTTACAGGAAATGGTTATTCTATCCTCTTTCTCAGTCACCCATATTTCAAATTGATATTCCCAAAGTAATTTAAAAACCGTAGGCCACGGAAACATCGATTCATTAAGAACCGTAATGTCGTAGCCCCCGTATTTTGGTTCAACTGTCCCTGTTTCTCCAACCACTTCTCTTATTCTAGATTCCACATCCGTATAAACCTCTGGGGTTGGGGGCCTTACGCTTAAGGTGAGTGTACCCTTTATCGAGTCGATACTCCTCATTCGATCGACGCGGCTTTTAACTTCATCTTCATTTTTGGCCTCTAACTTAACAATCAAGTCATATTCCCCTGTTACTGGGTCCACGCATTTTACGCCAGGAATTTTCTTAATCTTCTTTACCGTTTCCTTTAACCCACCTTCAATCTTAATCAAAATGAACGCTGTAAAAGGCAGGACCTTCACGGGTTTAAGCCTTTTTCTAAATCTGAATCGTTTAACCACTCTATCTCACCTCGGCATTAATGGAATCTGAAGAAATATGAGTATAAGGGCGATGAATATCGTTGGTAAACTCACAGCGAAGCCGGGTTTAATCCATTGAAGGAACGTAATATGCCCTACTTTCCTTCTCTCCATCATCCCTAATGCTACTATGTTGGCAGTGCTTCCTATTATTGTTAAATTACCTAAGAATGTGGCGGCGAACAATACTCCCCACCATAAGGGAAAGCTATAAGCTCCCATTAATTGAAGATCTTGAATAATGGGTATAAAAGTAGCCACCGCTAACACGTTATCCATGAACGCGCTCAACACCCCCGTTATAAGGGAAAGTGAGGCGAATAGCGTGGTTTCGCTTCCCCCAGCAAAGGATAGCAGGGATCTCGCTAAAATAGAGGTCACTCCCATTACCTTTAAAGTCCCTGCCGACGCAAAAAGGATAATGAAAAAGGAGAGGGTCCCCCAGTCCACCCTTGTCTCGACGATCTCCCTTGCCTTATCCCTTTCGATCATTAATGCAACTCCGGCTAACCCCAGCGCTATTCCTAAAAGCATCGTGTTCCTTTCTAAGTGGAGAAGCTCCTCCAATTGATGGTGAAAAACTAAAAGAAGTATAGTAGCAGCGAAAAATATCGAGGAACCCATGAATTCAGAGGTACGAACCGTTGGCTTCTCGCTACCATCTTTTAGTGTTCGAAATTTCCTCATCCGCTCTTCTAACTCTTTCATATCCTTACTAAAATACTTCATCGTTAAAGGGATCATAGCGAGTAAGGATATTATAACTATGGGAGAAGCCCACCTTAAAAAGTCTGTGAAAGTTAGACCTGCCCTTAACGCGATCATAACCCCGACTGGATTACCAACAACCGTCGCGCCACTGCCAATGTTCGTGGCGAACACCGTCATAAGCACGTAAGGTATGGGATTAACTCGATACTTTCCTGTTAGATGTAAAACCGTGGAGGTCATGAAGAGAATTGAGGTCACCTCGCCTACCAAAGCGGAAAACAACGCCGCCATAACCATGATGATGACTAGAAGGCGGCTCACATCTTGCCCTACAACGCCGATCACTTTATTAATTAATACTTCGAAGAAGCGGTGCTCCTCGAGAAACCCGATCACCACCATCATCCCCGCTAAAAAGAGAATGATGTCAAAGCCAGCGAATTCCACTAGACGGGGAACGTCTATGAGACCTGCCGCTAACAGAATGGCTATACTGGTGAATGCGAACGACAACCTAAACCTCCAGAAAAAAAGTGTCCCCAGAATTAAGGCTGAAAACACTGTCACAGAATAAACTTGGCCTATATTTAACCCTGAAAACAACGATAATAACACAACGCATAAAATTAACAGCGCATACAAGCACCATTGCCTCTTCATTTAAATCCCTCACATTAATCCTTTCCTTAACTACTCATTTCGAATAATAATCTTTCCCAACATTTTCCTAACTATCTATATTCGGTGATCAAACGTAACTCGATAAAAACAATGAAATTAACAGAACGTCCATGATTAGCGGTATATCACCGTACAAGCATGGAGTGTTGAGACGCCAAAACCTAGATAGTATAGAAGGAAGGCTGCCGCTCCACGCTGGACAAATGGAGTTAAATCAGTATAACAATATTGACGTAAAAGCGTGTAATAGATCGCGTCAGAGCTTAAGACAGAAGTATGTGCAACCCATGTCGATTAAAGGGGAGTTGAGAATTGAAAGATTTAACGGTTTTAGGGCATTTAACGATAGACCTCCTTAAAGATAGACGCGGCTACAGTAAGCTACCTGGGGGTCCAGCTTACTATACCTCCATCGCGGGGAAATCCATGAACCTAACGGTCACCGCTATCACCAAGGTTGGCGAAGACTACCCCTGTAGTTTTCTCGATAAACTGAGGAGCCATGGAGTGGAAGTGAAGCTCACCGCCACCCAGCGGCCAACGACAACCTTCGAAATCGAATACGACGGGGATCGGAAAATGAGGCTGTTGAAGAAATGCGCAGACTACACGTTTGAGGACCTTAACCATCAGTTCAGTAGAGGATTGCACTTAGGCCCAGTCGCAGGCGAGATTTCCTCTAAGGTTGCTTACCAGGCGATTAGGAAGGCCGAGTTCACCAGCCTAGACGTACAGGGGTTCATCAGATCCTTTGACGACGAAGGAAAAATAACTCTGCGGCCAAGCATGAATAACATCTTCACAAAGGCTGGGTTGATTAAATGCTCCTTGGAGGAAGCCCAGGCGATAACCGATGAAATGGCCCCCGAAGCCGCGTTGAGGAAGCTGTCGAACTTAGGGCCGAGAATCGTAATACTAACCTTAGGGCCGCAAGGAGCCTTTATGGCGGTTGATGAGAAAGGATACCGAGGTCCAGCTTACCCACAAGTTAAGGTGAGGGATGTCACAGGGGCGGGGGATGTCTTCGTAGGCGCGTTTCTATCGGGCGTTCTAAAGCAAAGCGACGAGCTGTGGAGCTTTTCGCTAGCGTTGGCGGCTGCCTCCATAGCCGTTGAAAAGGTTAACTCCCTAAGCATAAACCTTAACCGTAAAACCGTGGAAGAAAGGGCTGAGTGGATACATAACAGGATTTATCGCGTATAAACTTATTTACGTCATGTCTCCAGGGGTTTCCTCTCCCTCTAACTCGGGGCTGTGAACGATCGCCGCAACCTTAACCAGCCTTGTAACGTATCCCGCTATCTGATTCCTTATTTTATCGGAGTCTACGGTGATCAACTCGTCTAGAACCCTTTTGTTTTCCTGGAAGCTAGATGTAAATTTATCCTTATACCGCTGATATATCATCTTGGAGAGCTTTTTAATAGCAGCGGTTCTGACACGCCCCAACTATCTACTCCACCCAGATACATACCTTAAATTCAACCCTATGCAGAAACCCTAGTTAATTAACTTTTTCCACCATTCAATCTGAGAATCCGCCCAAAATGACCCTTCAGCCTTCA comes from the Candidatus Bathyarchaeia archaeon genome and includes:
- a CDS encoding 4Fe-4S dicluster domain-containing protein, whose translation is MVIDLGKCIGCMTCTVACECENFLPYGLSWAKVADFEDGKYPAVKRTFLPTLCMHCDEAPCVKTCPTEATMRREDGVVITDYDKCIGCRLCMIACPYDSRSYVEKLELPLPLSLMKKEVRSKYQLIKDQTASKCTFCAHRIDKAKETGKTPGKDPEVTPICVNTCVGNARYFGDLENPESEVSKLAKSDRAFVLYEEAKTRPSVYYLKRR
- a CDS encoding heterodisulfide reductase-related iron-sulfur binding cluster yields the protein MKEQRIPVEVVNPVGYKIPEILYDLRQRPLEFNLEELKKRLRSIRKYTVDNLDSLLQRLERSLKRYPEVSLIYARDAEEAVEALKNVCGSIRRLSVNKSNTVEELRKPLAEQGFEIEETYYQQFEDFTPVKERKPYWQMPEVPSEVKWRSFTSNPFRWEVNSGGLSESGRVILFGINAISAEDGTIFFLEHSRNISGGLREASHMIFLVGLEKVVRNREDGVFQTRSAGLFGFEGITSELKLQGAEREPLYESRGQALNPRISIILLDNGRRAIQKREDLRELLYCIGCRTCNAVCPFSYSSMRAGEWTKGPRNWIKMFRETFMQEARTNAEMVWDCTTCKSCEAHCPLEIGQVYKFIKMREQLVEEGRGPLPQHVRFGESVKANYNPYREPHSERFAWLNETLKRKAETVYFAGCTACYREKSIAESTVKILNSLNINFGVLGEQEWCCGSPLLRTGQRRLALEVAKHNVNSIVESGAKRVVTSCAGCYVTMKEDYERLLGLKPDFDVLHISELLYSLLEMGNLTFKKGLNMVATYHDPCHLSRSRAVFLPEPERHRVYEPPRRVLQAIPELKFVEMLRSRDHAWCCGAGGGVKAASPDVAVWMATERIKEAEEAKAQVMVTACPFCVRNLRDATVAANKPVRVFDLTELVSQAL
- a CDS encoding 30S ribosomal protein S19; translated protein: MPKEFMYRGYTLEQLKQLSMDEFIKLLPSRQRRSLLRGLTPQQKVLLENLRNLKKGEEGGKNVLKTHCRDMVILPEMVGLTILVYNGKEFLPVKIRPEMVGHYLGEFSSPIKKVVHGTPGIGASRSSMYVPLK
- a CDS encoding 50S ribosomal protein L2, which codes for MGKRIIARRRGRGGSVFTSPTHRRVASSSYPTLDETSWRTGLRGVVKGLTHDPGRGAPLALIDLYGKGSFYLPSPEGLGLGDEVAVGGDAAPTIGSILTLGSIPEGTLVCNVELKPGDGGRIARSSGAYCMVVAHTPAGTQVKLPSGKTVYLDDRCKATVGVVAGSGRLEKPLLKAGKNHYKMRARSGTWPRVRGQAMNAASHPFGGGRHRHPGKPTTISRHAPPGRKVGLIAAKRTGRTKR
- a CDS encoding bifunctional phosphoglucose/phosphomannose isomerase, with the protein product MNVLDQLETVKGVDRFDMLGKLREIPRYIPETLTRLSKLKLKAYGLKYSAVVIGGLGGSAIGGDVLRDWLSGDIDVPIVVNRGYGLPAFVNERTLFLAVSYSGNTFETLTQFDEALKRRCALYAITSGGQLEKRCLSFHVPLLKVPAGLPPRIALPHLFASLGYVMLLEGFLKGLADLEKASQAMMKLEEKIGIHVPSESNPCKKLALSLDGKLPVILGLDRFSSVARRFKTQLNENCKVQARYELIPELCHNEVESFRPTTGKLASDSPFAYFLMRSEAESGVESAVFEVIKEKLNRMGVKDVHEIWGVGGLLESLLTSIYTVDYLTCYLAILRGVDPTPVESIEEFKVSFKERLRRSHQPP
- a CDS encoding RtcB family protein: MSGKTSEKVPLNRLSDYVWEIPVGYKPGMRVPGRIYADEELIKKMRSDLTIEQCANVAHLPGIYKWAITLPDGHEGYGFPIGGVAATDFDEGVVSPGGVGYDINCGARLIRTSLNEHDVKPVLSKLIDLLFNYIPCGLGSRGKIKVTETELNKVVVDGVQWAIDRGYGWSEDQLHCEENGCMDGADPDKVSSTAKSRGMPQLGSLGSGNHFLEIDRVDKIYDEKCAQAFGVERVGQVMVLVHTGSRGFGHQVCDDYIRVMERAVRKYNIPLPDIQLACAPLKSKEAEDYLPAMAAACNFAWANRQMITHWTREVFEKVLGKSADALGMSLIYDVAHNIAKIEDHEVDGGMKTVCVHRKGATRAFPSGHVKVPAKYRGVGQPVLIPGSMGTSSWLLVGSEAGMKLSFGSTAHGAGRILSRAASKKRFWGGEVKKSLENQGIMIRAASMAVVSEEAPDAYKDVDRVAEVSHRLGVARKVARLTPLGVTKG
- a CDS encoding archease, whose protein sequence is MKRYEVLDHVSDAYIEAYGSSLEEAFENAALGLFDVMVDISRVKRVFKDQFTVEAEDEESLLHDWLSTLHLKFEMEGKAYGSFKVHRIKKVSGVCRLTAKAYGEVFDPDRHAPKTEVKAVTRHRMGVTKSGGRWVVRFLLDL
- a CDS encoding Lrp/AsnC family transcriptional regulator, with protein sequence MVKRFRFRKRLKPVKVLPFTAFILIKIEGGLKETVKKIKKIPGVKCVDPVTGEYDLIVKLEAKNEDEVKSRVDRMRSIDSIKGTLTLSVRPPTPEVYTDVESRIREVVGETGTVEPKYGGYDITVLNESMFPWPTVFKLLWEYQFEIWVTEKEDRITISCKSPFT
- a CDS encoding SLC13 family permease, whose protein sequence is MKRQWCLYALLILCVVLLSLFSGLNIGQVYSVTVFSALILGTLFFWRFRLSFAFTSIAILLAAGLIDVPRLVEFAGFDIILFLAGMMVVIGFLEEHRFFEVLINKVIGVVGQDVSRLLVIIMVMAALFSALVGEVTSILFMTSTVLHLTGKYRVNPIPYVLMTVFATNIGSGATVVGNPVGVMIALRAGLTFTDFLRWASPIVIISLLAMIPLTMKYFSKDMKELEERMRKFRTLKDGSEKPTVRTSEFMGSSIFFAATILLLVFHHQLEELLHLERNTMLLGIALGLAGVALMIERDKAREIVETRVDWGTLSFFIILFASAGTLKVMGVTSILARSLLSFAGGSETTLFASLSLITGVLSAFMDNVLAVATFIPIIQDLQLMGAYSFPLWWGVLFAATFLGNLTIIGSTANIVALGMMERRKVGHITFLQWIKPGFAVSLPTIFIALILIFLQIPLMPR
- a CDS encoding PfkB family carbohydrate kinase, with translation MKDLTVLGHLTIDLLKDRRGYSKLPGGPAYYTSIAGKSMNLTVTAITKVGEDYPCSFLDKLRSHGVEVKLTATQRPTTTFEIEYDGDRKMRLLKKCADYTFEDLNHQFSRGLHLGPVAGEISSKVAYQAIRKAEFTSLDVQGFIRSFDDEGKITLRPSMNNIFTKAGLIKCSLEEAQAITDEMAPEAALRKLSNLGPRIVILTLGPQGAFMAVDEKGYRGPAYPQVKVRDVTGAGDVFVGAFLSGVLKQSDELWSFSLALAAASIAVEKVNSLSINLNRKTVEERAEWIHNRIYRV